From one Danio rerio strain Tuebingen ecotype United States chromosome 19, GRCz12tu, whole genome shotgun sequence genomic stretch:
- the tmem106bb gene encoding transmembrane protein 106B (The RefSeq protein has 1 substitution compared to this genomic sequence), giving the protein MGKALSHVAKHTCHDECQDSLTSSPGYSAMQTDDSKSGGDVSQFPYVEFTGRDSVTCPTCQGTGRIPRGQENQLVALIPYSDQRLRPRRTKLYVMASVILCLLLCTLAVFFLFPRSIDVNYVGVKSVYVSYDQSKRIVYLNVTNSLNITNNNYYSVDVANITARVQFSQTVIGKTRISNITTISPLDMKQIDYMVPTTIADEMSYMYDYCTLQSIKVHNIVVMMQITVTTVYFGHAEQVSQEMYQYVDCGGNTTALHEYSLNTPLTG; this is encoded by the exons ATGGGGAAGGCTCTTTCCCATGTGGCTAAGCATACCTGTCACGATGAGTGTCAGGACAGCCTGACCTCATCCCCGGGTTACAGTGCCATGCAGACCGATGACAGCAAGAGTGGCGGAGACGTGTCTCAGTTCCCCTATGTGGAGTTCACCGGCCGGGACAGCGTAACCTGCCCCACATGCCAGGGCACTGGAAGGATCCCGCGAG GCCAAGAAAATCAGCTCGTGGCCCTGATCCCGTACAGTGACCAGAGGCTGAGACCAAGGAGAAC CAAACTATATGTGATGGCTTCAGTCATATTGTGCCTGCTACTCTGCACTCTGGCTGTGTTCTTCCTTTTCCCTCGTTCCATTGATGTCAACTATGTGGGAGTGAAGTCTGTCTACGTGTCCTACGACCAGAGCAAACGCATCGTGTATCTCAATGTGACT aaCTCTCTGAATATTACTAACAATAACTACTACTCAGTGGACGTGGCCAACATCACAGCTCGGGTGCAGTTTTCCCAGACCGTGATTGGAAAAACCCGGATCAGCAATATTACTACTATTGGCCCCCTGGATATGAAGCAG ATTGACTACATGGTGCCCACCACTATAGCAGATGAAATGAGCTATATGTA TGACTACTGTACACTGCAGAGCATCAAGGTGCACAACATTGTGGTTATGATGCA GATTACCGTCACCACGGTGTATTTTGGGCATGCTGAGCAGGTGTCTCAGGAGATGTACCAGTAcgtggactgtggaggaaacactACAGCTCTGCATGAGTACAGTCTGAACACTCCATTAACAGGCTAA